In Astyanax mexicanus isolate ESR-SI-001 chromosome 17, AstMex3_surface, whole genome shotgun sequence, a single window of DNA contains:
- the LOC103025494 gene encoding uncharacterized protein LOC103025494 — translation MKDTTTSLESDQINSDDKLHENTCNTDGLRSTEEASAVMSDKPIRCSKTCIGNPKTKMKDTTTSLESDQINSDDKLHENTCNTDGLRSTEEASAVMSDKPIRCSKTNPLGKSEKRKYTTPDQSTGNEEKDEKKRKKTVQRNREGVQPITYSISSLKADQSTSKEKLNIITWNIDGNSTKLEEIKCIAHVVFLQETKGVTFEKITEEWHVFHAKYKDNAKGVAILVNKSNCPNFHLYSQEVDSNGRYVVVKCRLVSHQKYTLVSVYNHHSDTKTLDLLTLYLQKTVGTLVIGGDFNTTFGPNDRAKELPEGKLEHYGPKEINTYHLQIRKCVERFIRNLQLVDVFRGKNGYGIWYEECFTHTQKKEDQKKKKGEEEAAEKEKKEDQKKKKGEEEAAEKEKKEDQKKKKVEEEAALSRLDYFFIPEEWMCLVNKCGVLQRDEFKDHRPLLLQLENEQTVIPDIEALQLNGKPGELGNINRVEIVAAIRSLQLRDIPDRPQYNLEHYLSSIIRKDNYPDNFNSAIEKTYGGIKYHFFNKKYLILSTILAWRLQDWGSGRVEEARKVEVTGNKVEWPALQALIQKKLKDHPRVNEFNIIEKMLSSETEGIIRLYNGCPLSRTLRKFFTKENINISKEHD, via the exons atgaaagacACCACCACGAGCCTGGAATCTGATCAAATCAACAGCGATGACAAACTACATGAAAACACCTGTAACACAGATGGCCTGAG ATCCACAGAAGAGGCATCAGCTGTCATGTCAGATAAACCAATTAGGTGCAGTAAGAC GTGCATTGgaaacccaaaaacaaaaatgaaagacACCACCACGAGCCTGGAATCTGATCAAATCAACAGCGATGACAAACTACATGAAAACACCTGTAACACAGATGGCCTGAG ATCCACAGAAGAGGCATCAGCTGTCATGTCAGATAAACCAATTAGGTGCAGTAAGAC GAACCCTCTAGGGAAAAGTGAAAAGAGAAAATATACCACACCAGATCAAAGTACCGGCAATGAAGAaaaggatgaaaaaaaaagaaaaaaaactgtccagag GAACCGTGAAGGTGTTCAACCGATCACATACAGCATCAGCAGCCTGAAAGCAGATCAAAGCACCAGCAAAGAAAAACTAAACATAATCACCTGGAACATAGACGGAAACTCTACAAAGCTTGAAGAAATAAAATGCATCGCTCATGTGGTTTTCTTGCAAGAAACAAAAGGTGTGACGTTTGAGAAGATTACAGAGGAGTGGCATGTATTTCACGCTAAGTACAAAGACAATGCAAAAGGGGTAGCCATTTTGGTAAACAAATCAAATTGTCCAAATTTCCACCTTTACAGTCAGGAAGTCGACAGTAACGGACGTTACGTTGTTGTGAAATGTCGCCTGGTCAGTCATCAGAAGTACACACTCGTGTCTGTGTACAACCATCATTCTGACACCAAAACTCTAGACTTGCTCACACTGTATCTGCAGAAAACTGTAGGAACCTTAGTGATTGGAGGAGATTTCAACACCACATTTGGACCAAATGACAGAGCCAAAGAGCTACCCGAAGGAAAGTTAGAGCACTATGGGCCAAAGGAGATAAACACATACCATTTACAAATCAGAAAGTGTGTGGAAAGATTCATTAGGAATCTTCAACTGGTTGATGTCTTTAGAGGAAAGAATGGCTATGGTATATGGTATGAGgaatgcttcacacacacacaaaaaaaagaagatcaaaagaagaaaaagggagaagaagaagcagcagaaaaagaaaaaaaagaagatcaaaagaagaaaaagggagaagaagaagcagcagaaaaagaaaaaaaagaagatcaAAAGAAGAAAAAGGTAGAAGAAGAAGCAGCCCTGTCCAGGTTGGACTACTTCTTTATCCCTGAGGAATGGATGTGCTTAGTCAACAAATGTGGCGTTTTGCAGAGGGATGAGTTTAAGGACCACAGACCACTATTACTACAGCTGGAAAACGAACAGACAGTGATACCAGACATTGAGGCACTGCAACTAAACGGCAAACCTGGTGAACTCGGGAACATCAATAGGGTTGAGATTGTAGCAGCTATTCGGTCTCTGCAGCTGAGGGACATACCTGATAGACCACAGTACAATTTGGAACATTATTTGAGTTCTATAATTCGCAAGGACAATTACCCAGACAACTTCAATTCTGCCATTGAAAAAACTTATGGGGGCATTAAATACCATTTCTTCAACAAGAAGTATCTCATCCTTTCAACAATTCTAGCCTGGCGATTACAAGACTGGGGCAGTGGAAGAGTAGAGGAAGCTCGCAAGGTGGAAGTAACTGGCAATAAGGTTGAATGGCCTGCATTACAAGCCCTCATTCAGAAAAAACTGAAAGATCATCCACGCGTAAATGAATTCAACATCATTGAAAAGATGTTAAGCAGTGAAACTGAAGGAATAATTAGGCTCTACAACGGCTGTCCTTTAAGTCGTACACTGCGCAAGTTTTTCACCAAAGAAAATATAAACATCTCCAAGGAACATGATTAA